From the genome of Acidobacteriota bacterium, one region includes:
- a CDS encoding polysaccharide deacetylase family protein, which yields MAKEPRETPHCHRHPTRPARRRCYHCRQPICPDCQLRLEGHIFCSEACAKAERRRTLLSRLDRLNRTALAGRWFRLLGLAALLAAGAALIWFSSRWDRFVEAPEPPLPVFKGLKERGLDQEGPNWDSPGAVAITAPAPGLVLQESLIPVEGTAPQEAMVGLYVNGRKVDVQLAPDGRWRFEGVPLTDRRCLLQARYFDNRGNSSFSPAVLVELGARPAAAPVETAVVREIPLNGLNLSRGPADRREVYLTFDGGSNANSTEAILDTLKAEGLQATFFLTGEYMRRYPELVLRMDREGHLVGNHTYSHPHLTSFSFNGRQGTLSGVTEAFLKNQLARAEDLYRLITGKSFAPYWRAPFGEFNREILGWGAAAGYRHVYWTPRLDTLDWVASPEDPLYRSPRQILEGVLRQAGRGPDGVSGGILLMHLGTERGSAERADSVLPEMIRSLKARGYGFATVDRAGP from the coding sequence ATGGCGAAGGAGCCCCGGGAGACCCCGCACTGCCACCGTCACCCCACGCGCCCGGCCCGCCGCCGCTGTTATCATTGCCGCCAGCCCATCTGCCCCGACTGCCAGCTCCGGCTGGAGGGCCACATTTTCTGCTCGGAGGCGTGCGCCAAGGCGGAGCGGCGTCGCACCCTTCTCAGCCGGCTCGATCGCCTGAACCGCACGGCGTTGGCGGGACGGTGGTTCCGCCTCCTGGGACTGGCTGCGCTTCTTGCCGCGGGCGCGGCCCTCATCTGGTTCTCGAGCCGCTGGGACCGCTTCGTGGAAGCGCCCGAGCCGCCCCTCCCCGTCTTCAAGGGCCTCAAGGAGCGCGGCCTCGACCAGGAGGGCCCGAACTGGGACTCCCCGGGCGCCGTGGCCATCACCGCCCCGGCCCCCGGCCTCGTTCTCCAGGAGAGCCTCATCCCCGTGGAGGGAACGGCCCCGCAGGAGGCCATGGTGGGCCTCTACGTGAACGGCCGCAAGGTGGACGTCCAGCTGGCCCCCGACGGGCGCTGGCGCTTTGAGGGAGTCCCCCTCACGGACCGGAGGTGCCTCCTCCAGGCCCGCTACTTCGACAACCGCGGGAACTCCTCCTTCAGCCCGGCGGTCCTCGTGGAGCTGGGCGCCCGGCCCGCGGCGGCACCCGTGGAGACCGCCGTGGTCCGCGAGATCCCCCTCAACGGTCTGAACCTATCCCGGGGACCGGCGGACCGCAGGGAGGTCTACCTGACCTTCGACGGCGGCTCCAACGCCAATTCCACCGAGGCCATCCTCGACACCCTGAAGGCCGAGGGCCTCCAGGCCACCTTCTTCCTGACGGGCGAGTACATGCGCCGGTATCCCGAACTGGTCCTTCGCATGGACCGGGAGGGGCACCTCGTCGGAAACCACACCTACAGCCACCCGCACTTGACCTCCTTCTCCTTCAACGGCAGGCAGGGGACCCTCTCGGGTGTCACGGAGGCCTTCCTGAAGAACCAGCTGGCCCGTGCCGAGGACCTCTACCGCCTCATCACGGGCAAGAGCTTCGCCCCCTACTGGCGGGCGCCCTTCGGCGAGTTCAACCGGGAAATCTTGGGGTGGGGGGCCGCCGCGGGATACCGCCACGTATACTGGACGCCCCGGCTCGACACGCTCGACTGGGTGGCCTCGCCCGAGGACCCCCTCTACCGGAGCCCGCGGCAGATCCTGGAGGGGGTCTTGAGACAGGCGGGGCGGGGTCCCGACGGCGTTTCGGGGGGGATTCTCCTGATGCACCTCGGCACCGAGCGCGGGTCCGCCGAACGGGCCGACTCGGTCCTGCCCGAGATGATCCGCTCCCTCAAGGCCCGAGGGTACGGCTTCGCCACCGTGGACCGGGCGGGACCCTAG